The sequence TTCTGAATTCCTTCCCTCTAATCTTTTCGTTTATTCTTGTTTTGTCAGAAATAACACTACACCTCCATTGAAAAAAATAAAACAGGCAAAAGCCTGTTCTAAAATACAATATTATAAATAAATTAAAAAAACTTAACTTACTAAATTATATATTAATTACTAACCTGCTGAAAACTTATAAGTCCATGAGGTGAGAAACAGGCTTGCTTCTACTTTACATTATTTTTTAAATTTAATACCATATAAGTATATAGTATTTTTTAGAACTTGTCAAGAAAAATATTATTGTATGATTTATAAATTATATAATTTATCATGTTCATTAGAAGTATTAACAACTAATTTATATAGAACAATTAAAGCAATTAAATTTGGTATAACCATAAGTCCATTAAATAAATCTGCAAGTTCCCAAACAAGCTCAACTTTTTGTGTAGAACCTATAAAAATTGCTGCCATAACTAAAATTCTATAGACATTAATTGCTTTTTTACCAAATAAATATTTTATATTTGCTTCTCCAAAAAAATACCAACCAATAATTGTTGAAAAAGCAAAAAAGAATAGAGCAATAGCAATAAAAATTGTTCCTGAGTATCCTAAGGCGTTTTCAAAGGCTCTTTGTGTCAATGTGATACCAGTTAGAGTTCCATTTCCTATATTTGAAGTAAGAATAACAAGTGCTGTTAAAGTTAATACTATAAAAGTATCTATGAAAACTGTAATCAATGCAACATTCCCTTGTTCAACTGGATTTTTAACTTTTGCAATAGCATGTGCATGTGGAGTAGAACCCATACCAGCCTCATTTGAAAATAACCCTCTTGCAACCCCATATCTAATAGCTTTTTTTACTCCCATTCCCAAGAAACCACCAAGAATTGATTTCATAGAAAAAGCATTTACAAATATAGCTTCAAAGGCTCCAATAATATTAGAATAATTTATTATAATTATTACAAAACAGATTAATATATATAATCCAGCCATTAAAGGAACGACTTTTTCTGTGAAAGAGGCTATTCTCTTTACACCTCCAAAAAATACAAATCCTCCTAATAAAGCAATAACAGAACCAGTTATATATGGAGAAATATTAAAAGCATTTTTCATAGCTTCACCTATTGAGTTAGCTTGAACACCATTTCCCATAAAACCTAAGGCTAGTATACAAGACAAAGCAAAAAATACAGCAAGAATTTTAGATAAAAAATTTTTATTAAA is a genomic window of Fusobacterium nucleatum containing:
- a CDS encoding alanine/glycine:cation symporter family protein, whose translation is MLNFIASINELFWGAILILLLVGTGIFYTLKLKFVQVRKFKKGVSQLTGNFNINGKDADHNGMSSFQALATAIAAQVGTGNLAGAATAIVSGGPGAIFWMWVSAFFGMATIYAEAILSQLFKRKVEGEITGGPAYYIEELFNKNFLSKILAVFFALSCILALGFMGNGVQANSIGEAMKNAFNISPYITGSVIALLGGFVFFGGVKRIASFTEKVVPLMAGLYILICFVIIIINYSNIIGAFEAIFVNAFSMKSILGGFLGMGVKKAIRYGVARGLFSNEAGMGSTPHAHAIAKVKNPVEQGNVALITVFIDTFIVLTLTALVILTSNIGNGTLTGITLTQRAFENALGYSGTIFIAIALFFFAFSTIIGWYFFGEANIKYLFGKKAINVYRILVMAAIFIGSTQKVELVWELADLFNGLMVIPNLIALIVLYKLVVNTSNEHDKLYNL